The following are encoded together in the Syngnathus typhle isolate RoL2023-S1 ecotype Sweden linkage group LG5, RoL_Styp_1.0, whole genome shotgun sequence genome:
- the LOC133154805 gene encoding rasGAP-activating-like protein 1 encodes MAKNTSLYFRIVEGRNLPAKDVSGTSDPYCIVKVDNEVVARTATVWKNLNPFWGEEYTLHLPMGFHSLSFHVMDEDTIGHDDVIGKICLTKEAIGSQAKVLDSWMNLTRVDPDEEVQGEIHLTLQLLKHTEKIVLQCGVIEARDLAPRDISGTSDPFARVIYSSHSAETSIIKKTRFPHWGETLELDLDPQELSEEGTVIVEVWDWDMVGKNDFLGKVEIPFACLHKTPLLKSWFRLLPLGNNEVDAGGKLGALRLKVRLVEDHILPSLYYQPLTDLLVESVISPAEVDDISALTMLEEVTTVESRQDVAMTLVKIYLGQGLVVPFLDYLNTQEVNHTADPNTLFRSNSLSSKAMEQFMKAVGMLYLHEVLKPIINRIFDEKKYIELDPCKIDLNHTRRISFKGAVSEAEVRDSSVEMLQNYLTKIVESIIGSVEQCPPVMRVAFKQLHKRVEEQFAEPENEDVKYLAISGFFFLRFFAPAILTPKLFQLRDQHADTRTSRTLLLLAKALQSVGNLGLQLGHGKEQWMAPLHPIILRSVASVKDFLDKLIDIEHDIVSVMPQGAVFLPSVIVKEGYLHKHKAEGTQLLSRFSSKKRYFWLTSETLSYAKTPDWQVRSSMPIHCVCAVERVDENAFQQQNVMQVITQDNDGQLQTMYIQCKNVNELNQWLSAIRKVSIYNERMLPSFHPGTHRGGKWTCCLQTERTIPGCSRTHSAVILGDWSDPLDPDAETQTIYKQFLQGRDKLRKKYLPEADADQMADQMASKGGMNSVNDPDGAECKVGRVKAGQILATRLLTVIEDLEKAHATFQGRDKEDPTNVCLSL; translated from the exons ATGGCCAAAAACACATCATTATATTTTCGCATTGTCGAGGGCAGGAACCTCCCAGCCAAAGATGT GTCCGGTACCAGTGATCCATACTGCATAGTAAAAGTTGACAATGAAGTTGTAGCCAG GACTGCCACAGTGTGGAAGAACCTCAATCCTTTCTGGGGTGAAGAGTACACGCTGCACCTCCCAATGGGGTTCCATTCGCTCTCTTTCCATGTCATGGATGAGGATACTATTGG CCACGACGATGTCATTGGAAAGATTTGTCTGACCAAAGAAGCTATTGGATCTCAAGCAAAAG TGCTTGACAGTTGGATGAATCTGACGAGAGTTGATCCCGATGAAGAAGTGCAAGGAGAGATCCACCTAACCCTTCAACTGCTAAAACACACAGAGAAAATTGTCCTGCAATGTGGCGTGATCGAAGCCAG AGACCTGGCCCCAAGAGACATCTCCGGAACCTCAGATCCATTTGCACGAGTTATTTACAGCAGCCACAGTGCCGAGACCTCG ATCATCAAGAAAACACGTTTCCCTCATTGGGGAGAGACCCTGGAGCTGGACTTAGATCCACAAGAACTCAGTGAAGAAGGAACTGTCATTGTGGAGGTTTGGGACTGGGACATGGTGGGCAAAAATGACTTTCTGGGAAAG GTGGAAATCCCTTTTGCTTGTTTGCATAAAACTCCGTTATTGAAGAGCTGGTTTCGTTTGCTACCTTTGGGAAACAATGAAGTGGATGCAGG TGGCAAGTTGGGAGCATTGCGTTTGAAGGTGCGTTTGGTCGAGGATCACATTTTGCCGTCTTTGTACTATCAGCCCCTCACTGACCTTTTGGTTGAGTCGGTCATCTCCCCTGCTGAG GTTGATGACATCAGTGCATTGACCATGCTGGAGGAGGTGACCACGGTTGAGAGTCGGCAAGACGTGGCCATGACCTTGGTGAAGATCTACCTGGGTCAGGGCCTGGTTGTTCCCTTCTTAGACTATCTGAACACCCAGGAGGTCAACCATACCG CTGATCCAAACACTTTATTTCGTTCCAACTCTCTCTCATCCAAAGCCATGGAGCAGTTTATGAAG GCTGTTGGCATGCTATATTTACATGAGGTGCTGAAGCCTATCATCAACCGTATCTTTGATGAGAAGAAGTACATTGAACTGGACCCATGTAAGATTGATCTGAATCACACAAG ACGAATTTCATTCAAGGGCGCAGTGTCGGAGGCAGAGGTGCGAGACAGCAGTGTGGAGATGTTACAAAACTACTTAACCAAGATCGTTGAATCAATCATTGGCTCGGTTGAGCAATGTCCTCCTGTCATGAGAGTGGCCTTCAAACAGCTGCACAAGCGGGTGGAAGAGCAGTTTGCTGAACCTGAGAACGAG GATGTGAAATATCTCGCCATCAGCGGATTCTTTTTCCTGCGTTTTTTTGCTCCTGCAATCCTCACACCTAAACTGTTCCAGCTGAGAGATCAACATGCTGATACACGTACAAGCAGGACATTATTACTGCTGGCCAAG GCATTACAAAGTGTGGGGAACCTGGGCCTCCAGCTTGGCCATGGAAAGGAGCAATGGATGGCACCTCTTCATCCCATCATCCTTCGCAGTGTGGCCTCTGTCAAGGACTTTTTGGACAAATTGATCGACATAGAGCATGATATCG TGTCTGTGATGCCACAGGGGGCTGTCTTCCTTCCCTCGGTGATCGTCAAAGAAGGATAcctacacaaacacaaagcagAAGGAACCCAGCTGCTGTCTCGATTTTCCTCCAAGAAGCGCTACTTCTGGTTGACTAGCGAGACCCTCTCTTACGCCAAGACACCTGATTGGCAG GTGCGCTCCTCAATGCCCATCCATTGTGTGTGCGCCGTGGAGAGGGTGGACGAAAATGCCTTCCAGCAGCAGAATGTAATGCAGGTCATTACCCAGGACAATGACGGGCAGCTGCAAACCATGTACATCCAGTGCAAG AATGTAAATGAGCTGAACCAGTGGTTGTCCGCTATCAGGAAAGTTAGCATCTACAATGAGCgaatgcttccttccttccacccaGGGACACATCGCGGGGGCAAGTGGACGTGCTGCCTGCAGACAGAGCGCACAA TTCCAGGCTGCAGTCGAACTCACTCTGCTGTGATTCTGGGGGACTGGAGTGACCCTCTTGATCCTGACGCAGAGACTCAGACAATTTACAAACAGTTTCTCCAGGGAAGAGACAAACTCAG GAAAAAATATCTTCCAGAGGCAGATGCAGATCAGATGGCAGATCAGATGGCCAGCAAAGGAGGGATGAACTCTGTCAATGACCCAG ATGGCGCAGAATGTAAAGTGGGCCGCGTAAAGGCAGGTCAGATCCTTGCCACTCGCCTCCTAACGGTGATTGAAGATTTAGAAAAGGCCCATGCAACTTTCCAGGGCAGAGACAAAGAGGACCCCACCAATGTCTGTCTGAGTCTCTAG
- the dgcr6 gene encoding protein DGCR6: protein MNEYRPAPDADATKQQERHYYLLSELQILAKDLPSSFQQRLSYNTLGDLALALIDGTVYEIVQGLLDIQHLTEKNLYSQRQKLHCEHQALKQEIARKHKEALLSCKSHNLALLKSNQQAELEALEIRVREEQRLMDRKIVSEIDQKVTDQQNTLEKAGVPGFYITANPQELTMQMNLLELILKLQQKECQSGFL from the exons ATGAATGAGTACCGTCCAGCTCCTGACGCAGACGCTACAAAACAGCAAGAACGGCATTACTACTTGTTGTCAGAGCTCCAGATCTTAGCAAAGGATTTGCCGAG CTCCTTCCAACAGCGCCTGTCTTATAATACACTTGGCGACTTGGCTCTGGCGCTCATAGATGGAACAGTTTATGAAATAGTGCAAGGCCTCTTGGATATTCAGCACCTGACCGAGAAAAATCTTTACAGCCAGAGGCAAAAGTTGCACTGTGAACACCAAG CCCTTAAGCAAGAGATAGCAAGGAAGCACAAAGAGGCTCTGCTGTCATGCAAGTCTCACAACCTGGCACTCCTCAAATCAAATCAGCAAGCTGAACTAGAG gccCTGGAAATTCGGGTGCGAGAAGAACAAAGACTAATGGATAGGAAAAttgtgtctgagattgatcaaAAAGTTACAGATCAACAGAATACTCTGGAGAAGGCTGGAGTTCCTGGGTTTTATATCACTGCAAATCCCCAG GAGCTGACAATGCAGATGAACTTACTGGAGTTGATTCTGAAGCTTCAACAGAAAGAATGCCAGTCTGGATTTCTATGA